In Kitasatospora sp. NBC_00240, the following are encoded in one genomic region:
- a CDS encoding SGM_5486 family transporter-associated protein codes for MPVLEPNPTDGHKKLAQIAGLIAGIVVLLAVVAIVAKNLG; via the coding sequence ATGCCCGTACTCGAACCGAATCCCACCGACGGCCACAAGAAGCTGGCCCAGATCGCCGGCCTGATCGCCGGCATCGTCGTCCTGCTGGCCGTGGTCGCGATCGTCGCGAAGAACCTCGGCTGA
- the serB gene encoding phosphoserine phosphatase SerB: MNASLPAAEPLPSPQPRTDDERTLLVKVFGKDRPGITAGLFATLADFAVDVIDIEQMVTRGRITLCALITPPAGGSPGVEGALRATVHRWAEELKLQAEIISGTGDNRPRREGRSHVTVLGHPLTATAVSALTARITSAGGNIDRVFRLAKYPVTAVELAVSGVPTEELRAELAVEAATQRVDIAVVQAGLQRRAKRLVVMDVDSTLIQDEVIELFAAHAGCEEKVAEVTAAAMAGELDFAESLRARVALLAGLDASVTEKVRAEVRLTPGARTLIRTLQRLGFQVAIVSGGFTQVTDHLVEQLGLDYAAANTLEVVDGKFTGRVTGEIVDRAGKARWLARFAEQAKVPLEQTVAIGDGANDLDMLNAAGLGVAFNAKPVVRQAADTAVNVPFLDTVLYLLGITREEVEAADALDGTPTE, encoded by the coding sequence ATGAACGCATCGCTCCCGGCCGCCGAGCCCCTCCCCAGCCCGCAGCCCCGGACCGATGACGAGCGGACCCTGCTCGTCAAGGTGTTCGGCAAGGACCGCCCCGGCATCACCGCCGGCCTGTTCGCCACACTGGCCGACTTCGCCGTCGACGTGATCGACATCGAGCAGATGGTGACCCGGGGCCGGATAACTCTCTGTGCACTGATCACTCCCCCGGCGGGCGGCTCGCCCGGCGTCGAGGGGGCACTTCGGGCCACCGTGCACCGCTGGGCCGAGGAGCTCAAGCTCCAGGCCGAGATCATCTCCGGCACCGGCGACAACCGGCCGCGCCGGGAGGGCCGCTCGCACGTCACCGTGCTCGGCCACCCGCTGACCGCCACCGCGGTGTCCGCGCTCACCGCCCGGATCACCTCGGCGGGCGGCAACATCGACCGGGTGTTCCGCCTGGCCAAGTACCCGGTGACGGCGGTCGAGCTGGCCGTGTCCGGCGTCCCCACCGAGGAGTTGCGCGCCGAGCTGGCCGTCGAGGCGGCCACCCAGCGGGTGGACATCGCGGTCGTCCAGGCGGGTCTGCAGCGTCGGGCCAAGCGGCTGGTCGTGATGGACGTCGACTCCACCCTGATCCAGGACGAGGTGATCGAGCTCTTCGCCGCGCACGCGGGCTGCGAGGAGAAGGTCGCCGAGGTGACGGCGGCCGCGATGGCCGGCGAGCTGGACTTCGCGGAGTCGCTGCGCGCCCGGGTGGCGCTGCTGGCCGGGCTGGACGCGAGCGTGACGGAAAAGGTCCGGGCGGAGGTCCGGCTGACGCCGGGCGCCCGCACGCTGATCCGCACCCTGCAGCGGCTCGGGTTCCAGGTGGCGATCGTCTCCGGCGGATTCACCCAGGTCACCGACCACCTGGTGGAGCAGCTCGGGCTGGACTACGCGGCCGCCAACACCCTGGAGGTGGTGGACGGGAAGTTCACCGGCCGGGTGACGGGCGAGATCGTGGACCGTGCGGGCAAGGCCCGCTGGCTGGCCCGGTTCGCCGAGCAGGCGAAGGTCCCGCTGGAGCAGACGGTGGCGATCGGCGACGGCGCCAACGACCTGGACATGCTCAACGCGGCCGGTCTCGGGGTGGCCTTCAACGCCAAGCCGGTGGTGCGTCAGGCGGCCGACACCGCGGTGAACGTGCCCTTCCTGGACACCGTGCTCTACCTGCTGGGGATCACCCGCGAGGAGGTCGAGGCGGCCGACGCCCTGGACGGCACCCCGACCGAGTGA
- a CDS encoding histidine phosphatase family protein — protein MSAETSRRIIVLRHAKADWPNGVDDHERPLADRGRHQAPDAGRWLVDSGINPDYVLCSTALRTRETWKLAVHELPRRPQRTVYEDRVYEASPGEIITVLQETPDEFVDVVLVGHNPGVLGLTQVLAGDAGDREALERLRLGGFPTAAIAVLAFTGSWKGVEPGVAELVTYHTPQD, from the coding sequence ATGAGCGCCGAAACGTCCCGCAGGATCATCGTTCTTCGCCACGCCAAGGCCGACTGGCCCAACGGGGTGGACGATCACGAGCGGCCGCTGGCCGATCGTGGCCGTCACCAGGCCCCGGACGCCGGCCGCTGGCTGGTCGACTCCGGCATCAATCCCGACTATGTGCTCTGCTCGACGGCCCTGCGCACCCGCGAGACCTGGAAGCTCGCCGTGCACGAGCTGCCCAGGCGCCCGCAGCGGACCGTCTACGAGGACCGGGTGTACGAGGCCAGCCCCGGCGAGATCATCACGGTGCTGCAGGAGACCCCGGACGAGTTCGTCGACGTGGTGCTGGTCGGTCACAATCCGGGCGTGCTGGGCCTGACCCAGGTGCTGGCGGGCGACGCGGGGGACCGCGAGGCGCTGGAGCGGCTGCGGCTCGGCGGGTTCCCGACGGCGGCCATCGCGGTGCTGGCCTTCACCGGCTCCTGGAAGGGCGTCGAGCCCGGGGTGGCCGAGCTGGTGACGTACCACACGCCGCAGGACTGA